In Paralichthys olivaceus isolate ysfri-2021 chromosome 13, ASM2471397v2, whole genome shotgun sequence, the following are encoded in one genomic region:
- the snap91a gene encoding clathrin coat assembly protein AP180 isoform X11 translates to MSGQTLTDRIAAAQYSLTGSEVSRAVCKSTTHEQTPPKKKHLEYLIQATQESTVNVPQMADTLMERAGNASWVVVFKALITTHHLMVHGNEKFMQFLASRNTLFNLSNFLDKTGSHGYDMSTFIRRYSRYLNEKAFAYRQMSFDFGRVKKGAEGAMRTMSVEKLLKGMPTLQSQIDALLDFDVHPPDLDNGVIKACFLLLFKDLIKLYACYNDGIINLLEKFFQMKRSQCKDGLEIYKRFLTRMTRVSEFFKIAEQVGIDKNDIPELTQAPESLLESLETHLNTLEGKKPSPTKPEATANNSAPAAAAAAAAAAPAPAPSPAPAPAAPPARPAPRAPARPGPPTKPPPPAVTPTAPAPITKTSNALDDGFLLDLDPISSSSTGGATAACSMTGWGDLLADAAPADGASEALLAEGESADADAAAAPAAAAPTAAATATTAAAAAPVPASLPISAPVTTSATEIDLFGGDGPAAVAAGPAADAFGGSDMFDSMPEQSPTTESKAATTPSVDLFGADLPAVSRGPSPLPELAPAGDIVTDSFTSPAPAAAAPPAPAEAPGSEASTPPKVESAPVIDLLDSFSSPVEETQSSAPGGPGDDLLGGLMSPTLAPTAAPPLAPLAPLAPLAPLAPLTPLAPLAPAPAQNDLLESGFDTLGSLVSPTPPVPAAAAAAPESATTTSAPSGGFDASMFDGLGGLLMPAVTPQSTGGSTAGSMGTPVALGGMAGAPPATPPPTKTIGGDLDSSLANLIGDLGVKKKDPQSEKKLTGGANWTPHVAPTSWATPGAPMAGANPGAPGAPGAGPPSGAMVPPMSAQPCFAMPPAAGPGAPMMQPMMGQPMMVQPMMRPAFTGVAGAAPGVAAPGAPLSPGPASQSPKKPKDPLADLDLKDFL, encoded by the exons ACCTGATCCAGGCCACCCAGGAGTCCACTGTGAATGTCCCCCAGATGGCCGACACGCTGATGGAGAGGGCCGGCAACGCCAGCTGGGTGGTGGTTTTCAAAGCCCTGATCACCACACACCACCTGATGGTGCATGGCAATGAG AAATTCATGCAGTTCCTGGCTTCCAGAAACACCTTGTTCAACCTCAGCAACTTCTTGGACAAAACTGGCTCCCATG GCTACGACATGTCCACATTTATCAGACGCTACAGCCGCTATCTCAACGAGAAGGCCTTCGCCTACAGACAGATGTCTTTTGACTTTGGACGAGTCAAGAAAGG AGCTGAGGGAGCGatgaggaccatgtcagtagagAAGCTGTTGAAAGGAATGCCGACCCTGCAGAGCCAGATCGATGCACTGCTGGATTTTGAT GTGCATCCTCCAGATCTGGACAATGGAGTGATAAAAGCCTGCTTCCTTCTGCTCTTCAAAGATCTGATCAAGTTATATGCCTGCTACAATGACGGCATCATTAACCTGCTCG AAAAGTTTTTCCAGATGAAGAGGAGCCAGTGTAAAGACGGGTTGGAGATCTACAAGAGATTCCTTACACGAATGACTCGGGTTTCCGAGTTCTTCAAAATCGCTGAG CAAGTGGGAATAGACAAAAATGACATACCCGAACTCACTCAG GCCCCGGAAAGTCTTCTGGAGTCCCTGGAGACCCACCTCAACACCCTTGAGGGGAAGAAGCC GTCACCCACTAAG CCGGAAGCTACGGCCAACAACAGTGcgccggctgctgctgctgctgctgctgctgctgctcctgctcctgctccttctcctgctcctgctcctgccgCACCACCGGCCAGGCCAGCGCCTCGTGCTCCCGCTCGCCCTGGGCCGCCTACCAAACCTCCTCCGCCTGCTGTCACCCCCACTGCACCAGCCCCCATCACCAAAACCAGCAA TGCCCTTGATGATGGGTTCTTGTTGGATCTGGATCCAATTTCCTCCTCATCAACAGGGGGCGCTACAGCTGCTTGTTCTATGACCGGATGGGGAG ATCTCTTGGCTGACG CAGCTCCAGCTGATGGAGCTTCTGAAGCTCTCCTGGCCGAGGGAGAgtctgctgatgctgatgctgcagcagccCCTGCAGCTGCCGCACCCACAGCCGCTGCCactgctactactgctgctgcagctgcaccagTCCCCGCCTCTCTGCCCATCTCCGCTCCTGTCACCACCTCAGCCACAGAAATCGACCTTTTCGGAG GAGACGGTCCTGCTGCCGTGGCTGCGGGCCCTGCTGCTGATGCTTTTGGTGGATCTG ATATGTTTGATTCTATGCCTGAGCAAAGCCCCACCACAGAATCCAAAGCTGCTACCACTCCTAGCGTAGACCTATTTGGTGCAG ACCTTCCTGCTGTCTCACGCGGGCCCTCTCCTTTGCCCGAGCTGGCTCCGGCTGGAGACATTGTAACGG ACTCGTTTACATCTCCAGCTCCTGCCGCTgctgctccccctgctcctgCTGAAGCTCCAGGCTCAGAAGCCTCGACTCCACCCAAAGTAGAGTCGGCGCCAGTCATTGACCTGCTGG ACTCCTTCAGCAGCCCTGTGGAGGAGACGCAGAGCTCTGCTCCTGGAGGGCCCGGAGACGACCTACTGGGAG GCCTGATGTCCCCCACCCTGGCCCccactgctgctccacctctggcTCCCTTGGCTCCCTTGGCTCCCTTGGCTCCCTTGGCTCCCTTGACTCCCTTGGCTCCcttggctccagctccagcacagAATGACCTCTTGGAGTCGGGCTTTGACACCCTGGGCTCGCTGGTGTCTCCAACACCACCGgtccctgctgcagctgcagcagcaccagaATCCGCAACCACTACATCAGCACCCTCTGGAGGCTTTGATGCTTCAA TGTTTGATGGATTAGGCGGCTTGCTGATGCCCGCCGTCACGCCCCAGAGCACCGGGGGCAGCACTGCTGGAAGCATGGGAACTCCCGTCGCATTAGGAGGCATGGCAGGCGCTCCCCCTGCCACCCCGCCTCCCACCAAAACCATTGGAGGGGATCTGGACTCGTCACTGGCCAACCTGATTGGAG aCCTCGGAGTAAAGAAAAA GGACCCACAGAGTGAGAAGAAGCTCACAGGAGGCGCCAACTGGACGCCACATGTAGCCCCAACAAGCTGGGCAACACCAGGAGCCCCCATG gCTGGGGCCAACCCTGGAGCTCCTGGAGCACCAGGAGCTGGTCCACCTAGTGGAGCAATGGTGCCACCAATGAGTGCACAGCCTTGCTTTGCCATG cctccagcagcagggCCTGGAGCTCCCATGATGCAACCCATGATGGGGCAGCCAATGATGGTACAGCCCATGATGAGACCTGCCTTCACAGGTGTGGCTGGAGCGGCACCTGGAGTCGCTGCACCAGGAGCACCg CTTTCTCCAGGACCTGCAAGCCAGAGTCCCAAGAAGCCCAAGGACCCTCTGGCAGACCTCGACCTCAAGGACTTCTTATAA
- the snap91a gene encoding clathrin coat assembly protein AP180 isoform X2: MSGQTLTDRIAAAQYSLTGSEVSRAVCKSTTHEQTPPKKKHLEYLIQATQESTVNVPQMADTLMERAGNASWVVVFKALITTHHLMVHGNEKFMQFLASRNTLFNLSNFLDKTGSHGYDMSTFIRRYSRYLNEKAFAYRQMSFDFGRVKKGAEGAMRTMSVEKLLKGMPTLQSQIDALLDFDVHPPDLDNGVIKACFLLLFKDLIKLYACYNDGIINLLEKFFQMKRSQCKDGLEIYKRFLTRMTRVSEFFKIAEQVGIDKNDIPELTQAPESLLESLETHLNTLEGKKPSPTKPEATANNSAPAAAAAAAAAAPAPAPSPAPAPAAPPARPAPRAPARPGPPTKPPPPAVTPTAPAPITKTSNALDDGFLLDLDPISSSSTGGATAACSMTGWGDLLADAPADGASEALLAEGESADADAAAAPAAAAPTAAATATTAAAAAPVPASLPISAPVTTSATEIDLFGDAFAPSPGDGPAAVAAGPAADAFGGSDPFATTEGSADIAPELDLFAMRPTDTGATADIAAAVTPPTSSAAPTIVAPIAAPAAPTPSSTTTTTTTTTDTTTESAAAPTLDIFGDMFDSMPEQSPTTESKAATTPSVDLFGADLPAVSRGPSPLPELAPAGDIVTDSFTSPAPAAAAPPAPAEAPGSEASTPPKVESAPVIDLLDSFSSPVEETQSSAPGGPGDDLLGGLMSPTLAPTAAPPLAPLAPLAPLAPLAPLTPLAPLAPAPAQNDLLESGFDTLGSLVSPTPPVPAAAAAAPESATTTSAPSGGFDASMFDGLGGLLMPAVTPQSTGGSTAGSMGTPVALGGMAGAPPATPPPTKTIGGDLDSSLANLIGDLGVKKKDPQSEKKLTGGANWTPHVAPTSWATPGAPMAGANPGAPGAPGAGPPSGAMVPPMSAQPCFAMPPAAGPGAPMMQPMMGQPMMVQPMMRPAFTGVAGAAPGVAAPGAPLSPGPASQSPKKPKDPLADLDLKDFL; the protein is encoded by the exons ACCTGATCCAGGCCACCCAGGAGTCCACTGTGAATGTCCCCCAGATGGCCGACACGCTGATGGAGAGGGCCGGCAACGCCAGCTGGGTGGTGGTTTTCAAAGCCCTGATCACCACACACCACCTGATGGTGCATGGCAATGAG AAATTCATGCAGTTCCTGGCTTCCAGAAACACCTTGTTCAACCTCAGCAACTTCTTGGACAAAACTGGCTCCCATG GCTACGACATGTCCACATTTATCAGACGCTACAGCCGCTATCTCAACGAGAAGGCCTTCGCCTACAGACAGATGTCTTTTGACTTTGGACGAGTCAAGAAAGG AGCTGAGGGAGCGatgaggaccatgtcagtagagAAGCTGTTGAAAGGAATGCCGACCCTGCAGAGCCAGATCGATGCACTGCTGGATTTTGAT GTGCATCCTCCAGATCTGGACAATGGAGTGATAAAAGCCTGCTTCCTTCTGCTCTTCAAAGATCTGATCAAGTTATATGCCTGCTACAATGACGGCATCATTAACCTGCTCG AAAAGTTTTTCCAGATGAAGAGGAGCCAGTGTAAAGACGGGTTGGAGATCTACAAGAGATTCCTTACACGAATGACTCGGGTTTCCGAGTTCTTCAAAATCGCTGAG CAAGTGGGAATAGACAAAAATGACATACCCGAACTCACTCAG GCCCCGGAAAGTCTTCTGGAGTCCCTGGAGACCCACCTCAACACCCTTGAGGGGAAGAAGCC GTCACCCACTAAG CCGGAAGCTACGGCCAACAACAGTGcgccggctgctgctgctgctgctgctgctgctgctcctgctcctgctccttctcctgctcctgctcctgccgCACCACCGGCCAGGCCAGCGCCTCGTGCTCCCGCTCGCCCTGGGCCGCCTACCAAACCTCCTCCGCCTGCTGTCACCCCCACTGCACCAGCCCCCATCACCAAAACCAGCAA TGCCCTTGATGATGGGTTCTTGTTGGATCTGGATCCAATTTCCTCCTCATCAACAGGGGGCGCTACAGCTGCTTGTTCTATGACCGGATGGGGAG ATCTCTTGGCTGACG CTCCAGCTGATGGAGCTTCTGAAGCTCTCCTGGCCGAGGGAGAgtctgctgatgctgatgctgcagcagccCCTGCAGCTGCCGCACCCACAGCCGCTGCCactgctactactgctgctgcagctgcaccagTCCCCGCCTCTCTGCCCATCTCCGCTCCTGTCACCACCTCAGCCACAGAAATCGACCTTTTCGGAG ATGCGTTTGCACCTTCCCCAGGAGACGGTCCTGCTGCCGTGGCTGCGGGCCCTGCTGCTGATGCTTTTGGTGGATCTG ACCCATTTGCCACGACGGAGGGGAGTGCAGACATTGCTCCAGAGCTGGACCTATTCGCCATGAGGCCCACCGACACGGGGGCAACCGCAGACATCGCTGCCGCCGTCACCCCTCCCACCTCTAGTGCGGCGCCGACCATCGTCGCCCCCATCGCTGCCCCCGCTGCTCCCACCCCTTCTTCCACCACCACTACTACCACAACCACCACCGACACCACCACAGAGTCTGCAGCCGCTCCGACTCTAGATATCTTTGGTG ATATGTTTGATTCTATGCCTGAGCAAAGCCCCACCACAGAATCCAAAGCTGCTACCACTCCTAGCGTAGACCTATTTGGTGCAG ACCTTCCTGCTGTCTCACGCGGGCCCTCTCCTTTGCCCGAGCTGGCTCCGGCTGGAGACATTGTAACGG ACTCGTTTACATCTCCAGCTCCTGCCGCTgctgctccccctgctcctgCTGAAGCTCCAGGCTCAGAAGCCTCGACTCCACCCAAAGTAGAGTCGGCGCCAGTCATTGACCTGCTGG ACTCCTTCAGCAGCCCTGTGGAGGAGACGCAGAGCTCTGCTCCTGGAGGGCCCGGAGACGACCTACTGGGAG GCCTGATGTCCCCCACCCTGGCCCccactgctgctccacctctggcTCCCTTGGCTCCCTTGGCTCCCTTGGCTCCCTTGGCTCCCTTGACTCCCTTGGCTCCcttggctccagctccagcacagAATGACCTCTTGGAGTCGGGCTTTGACACCCTGGGCTCGCTGGTGTCTCCAACACCACCGgtccctgctgcagctgcagcagcaccagaATCCGCAACCACTACATCAGCACCCTCTGGAGGCTTTGATGCTTCAA TGTTTGATGGATTAGGCGGCTTGCTGATGCCCGCCGTCACGCCCCAGAGCACCGGGGGCAGCACTGCTGGAAGCATGGGAACTCCCGTCGCATTAGGAGGCATGGCAGGCGCTCCCCCTGCCACCCCGCCTCCCACCAAAACCATTGGAGGGGATCTGGACTCGTCACTGGCCAACCTGATTGGAG aCCTCGGAGTAAAGAAAAA GGACCCACAGAGTGAGAAGAAGCTCACAGGAGGCGCCAACTGGACGCCACATGTAGCCCCAACAAGCTGGGCAACACCAGGAGCCCCCATG gCTGGGGCCAACCCTGGAGCTCCTGGAGCACCAGGAGCTGGTCCACCTAGTGGAGCAATGGTGCCACCAATGAGTGCACAGCCTTGCTTTGCCATG cctccagcagcagggCCTGGAGCTCCCATGATGCAACCCATGATGGGGCAGCCAATGATGGTACAGCCCATGATGAGACCTGCCTTCACAGGTGTGGCTGGAGCGGCACCTGGAGTCGCTGCACCAGGAGCACCg CTTTCTCCAGGACCTGCAAGCCAGAGTCCCAAGAAGCCCAAGGACCCTCTGGCAGACCTCGACCTCAAGGACTTCTTATAA
- the snap91a gene encoding clathrin coat assembly protein AP180 isoform X13 → MSGQTLTDRIAAAQYSLTGSEVSRAVCKSTTHEQTPPKKKHLEYLIQATQESTVNVPQMADTLMERAGNASWVVVFKALITTHHLMVHGNEKFMQFLASRNTLFNLSNFLDKTGSHGYDMSTFIRRYSRYLNEKAFAYRQMSFDFGRVKKGAEGAMRTMSVEKLLKGMPTLQSQIDALLDFDVHPPDLDNGVIKACFLLLFKDLIKLYACYNDGIINLLEKFFQMKRSQCKDGLEIYKRFLTRMTRVSEFFKIAEQVGIDKNDIPELTQAPESLLESLETHLNTLEGKKPSPTKPEATANNSAPAAAAAAAAAAPAPAPSPAPAPAAPPARPAPRAPARPGPPTKPPPPAVTPTAPAPITKTSNALDDGFLLDLDPISSSSTGGATAACSMTGWGDLLADGDGPAAVAAGPAADAFGGSDMFDSMPEQSPTTESKAATTPSVDLFGADLPAVSRGPSPLPELAPAGDIVTDSFTSPAPAAAAPPAPAEAPGSEASTPPKVESAPVIDLLDSFSSPVEETQSSAPGGPGDDLLGGLMSPTLAPTAAPPLAPLAPLAPLAPLAPLTPLAPLAPAPAQNDLLESGFDTLGSLVSPTPPVPAAAAAAPESATTTSAPSGGFDASMFDGLGGLLMPAVTPQSTGGSTAGSMGTPVALGGMAGAPPATPPPTKTIGGDLDSSLANLIGDLGVKKKDPQSEKKLTGGANWTPHVAPTSWATPGAPMAGANPGAPGAPGAGPPSGAMVPPMSAQPCFAMPPAAGPGAPMMQPMMGQPMMVQPMMRPAFTGVAGAAPGVAAPGAPLSPGPASQSPKKPKDPLADLDLKDFL, encoded by the exons ACCTGATCCAGGCCACCCAGGAGTCCACTGTGAATGTCCCCCAGATGGCCGACACGCTGATGGAGAGGGCCGGCAACGCCAGCTGGGTGGTGGTTTTCAAAGCCCTGATCACCACACACCACCTGATGGTGCATGGCAATGAG AAATTCATGCAGTTCCTGGCTTCCAGAAACACCTTGTTCAACCTCAGCAACTTCTTGGACAAAACTGGCTCCCATG GCTACGACATGTCCACATTTATCAGACGCTACAGCCGCTATCTCAACGAGAAGGCCTTCGCCTACAGACAGATGTCTTTTGACTTTGGACGAGTCAAGAAAGG AGCTGAGGGAGCGatgaggaccatgtcagtagagAAGCTGTTGAAAGGAATGCCGACCCTGCAGAGCCAGATCGATGCACTGCTGGATTTTGAT GTGCATCCTCCAGATCTGGACAATGGAGTGATAAAAGCCTGCTTCCTTCTGCTCTTCAAAGATCTGATCAAGTTATATGCCTGCTACAATGACGGCATCATTAACCTGCTCG AAAAGTTTTTCCAGATGAAGAGGAGCCAGTGTAAAGACGGGTTGGAGATCTACAAGAGATTCCTTACACGAATGACTCGGGTTTCCGAGTTCTTCAAAATCGCTGAG CAAGTGGGAATAGACAAAAATGACATACCCGAACTCACTCAG GCCCCGGAAAGTCTTCTGGAGTCCCTGGAGACCCACCTCAACACCCTTGAGGGGAAGAAGCC GTCACCCACTAAG CCGGAAGCTACGGCCAACAACAGTGcgccggctgctgctgctgctgctgctgctgctgctcctgctcctgctccttctcctgctcctgctcctgccgCACCACCGGCCAGGCCAGCGCCTCGTGCTCCCGCTCGCCCTGGGCCGCCTACCAAACCTCCTCCGCCTGCTGTCACCCCCACTGCACCAGCCCCCATCACCAAAACCAGCAA TGCCCTTGATGATGGGTTCTTGTTGGATCTGGATCCAATTTCCTCCTCATCAACAGGGGGCGCTACAGCTGCTTGTTCTATGACCGGATGGGGAG ATCTCTTGGCTGACG GAGACGGTCCTGCTGCCGTGGCTGCGGGCCCTGCTGCTGATGCTTTTGGTGGATCTG ATATGTTTGATTCTATGCCTGAGCAAAGCCCCACCACAGAATCCAAAGCTGCTACCACTCCTAGCGTAGACCTATTTGGTGCAG ACCTTCCTGCTGTCTCACGCGGGCCCTCTCCTTTGCCCGAGCTGGCTCCGGCTGGAGACATTGTAACGG ACTCGTTTACATCTCCAGCTCCTGCCGCTgctgctccccctgctcctgCTGAAGCTCCAGGCTCAGAAGCCTCGACTCCACCCAAAGTAGAGTCGGCGCCAGTCATTGACCTGCTGG ACTCCTTCAGCAGCCCTGTGGAGGAGACGCAGAGCTCTGCTCCTGGAGGGCCCGGAGACGACCTACTGGGAG GCCTGATGTCCCCCACCCTGGCCCccactgctgctccacctctggcTCCCTTGGCTCCCTTGGCTCCCTTGGCTCCCTTGGCTCCCTTGACTCCCTTGGCTCCcttggctccagctccagcacagAATGACCTCTTGGAGTCGGGCTTTGACACCCTGGGCTCGCTGGTGTCTCCAACACCACCGgtccctgctgcagctgcagcagcaccagaATCCGCAACCACTACATCAGCACCCTCTGGAGGCTTTGATGCTTCAA TGTTTGATGGATTAGGCGGCTTGCTGATGCCCGCCGTCACGCCCCAGAGCACCGGGGGCAGCACTGCTGGAAGCATGGGAACTCCCGTCGCATTAGGAGGCATGGCAGGCGCTCCCCCTGCCACCCCGCCTCCCACCAAAACCATTGGAGGGGATCTGGACTCGTCACTGGCCAACCTGATTGGAG aCCTCGGAGTAAAGAAAAA GGACCCACAGAGTGAGAAGAAGCTCACAGGAGGCGCCAACTGGACGCCACATGTAGCCCCAACAAGCTGGGCAACACCAGGAGCCCCCATG gCTGGGGCCAACCCTGGAGCTCCTGGAGCACCAGGAGCTGGTCCACCTAGTGGAGCAATGGTGCCACCAATGAGTGCACAGCCTTGCTTTGCCATG cctccagcagcagggCCTGGAGCTCCCATGATGCAACCCATGATGGGGCAGCCAATGATGGTACAGCCCATGATGAGACCTGCCTTCACAGGTGTGGCTGGAGCGGCACCTGGAGTCGCTGCACCAGGAGCACCg CTTTCTCCAGGACCTGCAAGCCAGAGTCCCAAGAAGCCCAAGGACCCTCTGGCAGACCTCGACCTCAAGGACTTCTTATAA
- the snap91a gene encoding clathrin coat assembly protein AP180 isoform X9, producing MSGQTLTDRIAAAQYSLTGSEVSRAVCKSTTHEQTPPKKKHLEYLIQATQESTVNVPQMADTLMERAGNASWVVVFKALITTHHLMVHGNEKFMQFLASRNTLFNLSNFLDKTGSHGYDMSTFIRRYSRYLNEKAFAYRQMSFDFGRVKKGAEGAMRTMSVEKLLKGMPTLQSQIDALLDFDVHPPDLDNGVIKACFLLLFKDLIKLYACYNDGIINLLEKFFQMKRSQCKDGLEIYKRFLTRMTRVSEFFKIAEQVGIDKNDIPELTQAPESLLESLETHLNTLEGKKPSPTKPEATANNSAPAAAAAAAAAAPAPAPSPAPAPAAPPARPAPRAPARPGPPTKPPPPAVTPTAPAPITKTSNALDDGFLLDLDPISSSSTGGATAACSMTGWGDLLADGDGPAAVAAGPAADAFGGSDPFATTEGSADIAPELDLFAMRPTDTGATADIAAAVTPPTSSAAPTIVAPIAAPAAPTPSSTTTTTTTTTDTTTESAAAPTLDIFGDMFDSMPEQSPTTESKAATTPSVDLFGADLPAVSRGPSPLPELAPAGDIVTDSFTSPAPAAAAPPAPAEAPGSEASTPPKVESAPVIDLLDSFSSPVEETQSSAPGGPGDDLLGGLMSPTLAPTAAPPLAPLAPLAPLAPLAPLTPLAPLAPAPAQNDLLESGFDTLGSLVSPTPPVPAAAAAAPESATTTSAPSGGFDASMFDGLGGLLMPAVTPQSTGGSTAGSMGTPVALGGMAGAPPATPPPTKTIGGDLDSSLANLIGDLGVKKKDPQSEKKLTGGANWTPHVAPTSWATPGAPMAGANPGAPGAPGAGPPSGAMVPPMSAQPCFAMPPAAGPGAPMMQPMMGQPMMVQPMMRPAFTGVAGAAPGVAAPGAPLSPGPASQSPKKPKDPLADLDLKDFL from the exons ACCTGATCCAGGCCACCCAGGAGTCCACTGTGAATGTCCCCCAGATGGCCGACACGCTGATGGAGAGGGCCGGCAACGCCAGCTGGGTGGTGGTTTTCAAAGCCCTGATCACCACACACCACCTGATGGTGCATGGCAATGAG AAATTCATGCAGTTCCTGGCTTCCAGAAACACCTTGTTCAACCTCAGCAACTTCTTGGACAAAACTGGCTCCCATG GCTACGACATGTCCACATTTATCAGACGCTACAGCCGCTATCTCAACGAGAAGGCCTTCGCCTACAGACAGATGTCTTTTGACTTTGGACGAGTCAAGAAAGG AGCTGAGGGAGCGatgaggaccatgtcagtagagAAGCTGTTGAAAGGAATGCCGACCCTGCAGAGCCAGATCGATGCACTGCTGGATTTTGAT GTGCATCCTCCAGATCTGGACAATGGAGTGATAAAAGCCTGCTTCCTTCTGCTCTTCAAAGATCTGATCAAGTTATATGCCTGCTACAATGACGGCATCATTAACCTGCTCG AAAAGTTTTTCCAGATGAAGAGGAGCCAGTGTAAAGACGGGTTGGAGATCTACAAGAGATTCCTTACACGAATGACTCGGGTTTCCGAGTTCTTCAAAATCGCTGAG CAAGTGGGAATAGACAAAAATGACATACCCGAACTCACTCAG GCCCCGGAAAGTCTTCTGGAGTCCCTGGAGACCCACCTCAACACCCTTGAGGGGAAGAAGCC GTCACCCACTAAG CCGGAAGCTACGGCCAACAACAGTGcgccggctgctgctgctgctgctgctgctgctgctcctgctcctgctccttctcctgctcctgctcctgccgCACCACCGGCCAGGCCAGCGCCTCGTGCTCCCGCTCGCCCTGGGCCGCCTACCAAACCTCCTCCGCCTGCTGTCACCCCCACTGCACCAGCCCCCATCACCAAAACCAGCAA TGCCCTTGATGATGGGTTCTTGTTGGATCTGGATCCAATTTCCTCCTCATCAACAGGGGGCGCTACAGCTGCTTGTTCTATGACCGGATGGGGAG ATCTCTTGGCTGACG GAGACGGTCCTGCTGCCGTGGCTGCGGGCCCTGCTGCTGATGCTTTTGGTGGATCTG ACCCATTTGCCACGACGGAGGGGAGTGCAGACATTGCTCCAGAGCTGGACCTATTCGCCATGAGGCCCACCGACACGGGGGCAACCGCAGACATCGCTGCCGCCGTCACCCCTCCCACCTCTAGTGCGGCGCCGACCATCGTCGCCCCCATCGCTGCCCCCGCTGCTCCCACCCCTTCTTCCACCACCACTACTACCACAACCACCACCGACACCACCACAGAGTCTGCAGCCGCTCCGACTCTAGATATCTTTGGTG ATATGTTTGATTCTATGCCTGAGCAAAGCCCCACCACAGAATCCAAAGCTGCTACCACTCCTAGCGTAGACCTATTTGGTGCAG ACCTTCCTGCTGTCTCACGCGGGCCCTCTCCTTTGCCCGAGCTGGCTCCGGCTGGAGACATTGTAACGG ACTCGTTTACATCTCCAGCTCCTGCCGCTgctgctccccctgctcctgCTGAAGCTCCAGGCTCAGAAGCCTCGACTCCACCCAAAGTAGAGTCGGCGCCAGTCATTGACCTGCTGG ACTCCTTCAGCAGCCCTGTGGAGGAGACGCAGAGCTCTGCTCCTGGAGGGCCCGGAGACGACCTACTGGGAG GCCTGATGTCCCCCACCCTGGCCCccactgctgctccacctctggcTCCCTTGGCTCCCTTGGCTCCCTTGGCTCCCTTGGCTCCCTTGACTCCCTTGGCTCCcttggctccagctccagcacagAATGACCTCTTGGAGTCGGGCTTTGACACCCTGGGCTCGCTGGTGTCTCCAACACCACCGgtccctgctgcagctgcagcagcaccagaATCCGCAACCACTACATCAGCACCCTCTGGAGGCTTTGATGCTTCAA TGTTTGATGGATTAGGCGGCTTGCTGATGCCCGCCGTCACGCCCCAGAGCACCGGGGGCAGCACTGCTGGAAGCATGGGAACTCCCGTCGCATTAGGAGGCATGGCAGGCGCTCCCCCTGCCACCCCGCCTCCCACCAAAACCATTGGAGGGGATCTGGACTCGTCACTGGCCAACCTGATTGGAG aCCTCGGAGTAAAGAAAAA GGACCCACAGAGTGAGAAGAAGCTCACAGGAGGCGCCAACTGGACGCCACATGTAGCCCCAACAAGCTGGGCAACACCAGGAGCCCCCATG gCTGGGGCCAACCCTGGAGCTCCTGGAGCACCAGGAGCTGGTCCACCTAGTGGAGCAATGGTGCCACCAATGAGTGCACAGCCTTGCTTTGCCATG cctccagcagcagggCCTGGAGCTCCCATGATGCAACCCATGATGGGGCAGCCAATGATGGTACAGCCCATGATGAGACCTGCCTTCACAGGTGTGGCTGGAGCGGCACCTGGAGTCGCTGCACCAGGAGCACCg CTTTCTCCAGGACCTGCAAGCCAGAGTCCCAAGAAGCCCAAGGACCCTCTGGCAGACCTCGACCTCAAGGACTTCTTATAA